GCTCGGGTAGGCGGGCAGCAGGTTGCCGTCGACCACGGGGGCGGCGGCCAGGCGGCCGGGCTCGCGGGTGGGCACCTCGTCGAGCAGGGTGCCCGCGGCGAGGATCATCCGTTCGATCGGCATGGTCAGCAGTTCGACGGCGCGGTCGGCATTCAGCTCGAGCAGCTCCAGGAAGCGCTTGGCCACGACGGCGGAGCGTTCGGTGCCGAAAACCGTGGTGGCGGGCGGGGATTGGGCGATGGCGCGATGGAACAGGCCCGCCGACAGCGGCGAGGTCAGCAGCGCGGTGACACAGCCCGCGCCGGAGGATTCGCCGAAGATGGTGACATTGCCCGGGTCGCCGCCGAAGGCCGCGATATTGTCGCGCACCCAGCGCAGCGCGGCGATCTGATCGTGCAGGCCGAGATTCGGGGTGAACTCGTCACCGAGCGAGGACAGGTCCAGAAAGCCCAGCGCGCCGAGCCGGTAGTTGACGCCGACCACGATCACGTCACCGGTCTCGGCCAGGCGTCTGCCGTCGTAGATGGCCTGGGCGGCGGTGCCCAGGCAGAACGCGCCGCCGTGCAGCCACACCATGACCGGGCGGTGGTCGTCGGCGGGGGTGGCGGGGGCCCAGACATTGACCCACAGGCAGTCCTCGCCCATGCGCAGGCTGCCGTCGACGGGCACGAAGCCGGCCGATTGCGGGGCCACGTCACCGAAGGCGGTGCATTCGCGGACGCCGGTCCACGACTGCGGGGCCTGCGGCAGCCGGAAACGGTGCGGTCCGGCCGTGCTGGCGGCGTAGGGGATGCCGCGCCAGACCGCGACGGAACCGTCCATGAAGCCGGACACGTCGCCGTATCCGGTCTTCGCCACCGGCGCGCCGTCCCGGGCTGACAGCGTGTCGAAGAACTGCGTGCTCACCGCCACCTCCTCGTACTCCGTAAATCGAGGGTACCGAGTCCGTCCGGCCCGTCGATTAGGCTGTCGGCGTGCCGAGTTATGCGTATCGGTGCCGCGAGTGCGGCGATACCTTCGAGATGAACCGACCGATGGCCGAGTCGTCGGCCCCCGCGGCGTGCCCGGCGGGGCACGGTGACACGGTCAAACTGCTCACCACGTTCGGGACGGTGACGCGTGGGGGCGGCGGTGCGTCGCCCGCGCCGGCCCCCGCGGGCGGCGGGTGCTGCGGTGGCGGGTGCTGCGGCTAGTCCGCCTGCTTGTCCGAGTGGCCCAGTGAGCGGTCCGGGGCCACCCGGTCGCGCACGCGTTGCTTCAGGACGGCGATGTCGGGAAAACCGCCGTCCGCCTTGCGTTCCCAGATCTGTTCGCCGTCGACGGTGATGCGGAATATCCCGCCCTCGCCGGGCACCAGCGCCACCTCCGACAGGTCGGTGGCGAAGGTGGTGAGCAGTTCCTGCGCCATCCAGCTCGCCCGCAGCAGCCAGCGGCATTGCGTGCAATATTCGATCGCGATGCGGGGCATGGCGCGACCCTACCGCAATATCCGGGCTATCGCCGGAATGAACGGTGGCACAAGAATTTTCCTGTCGGTGCCCTCGGCTACAACTGAGGACAACCGAGGAAGGGGGAACCGATGACCACCGCTTGGAGCGCCGAGCAGATCGGCTCGCTCGCACCGGATGCCGCGTCGCTGAGCGCCGCCCGCAAGCTGGGTGGCCGGTGGAGCGGCGCCGGGGTGCACGGCAGCGCGCTGTGGGGGTTGTGCAAGGGCAGCGGGAGCACGCCGTATCAGACCGTGGTGGATCTGTCGGGGCCCGCGTACAAGTGCAGTTGCCCGAGCCGCAAGTTTCCGTGCAAGCACGCGCTGTCGCTGCTGCTGGCGTGGAGTGCGGGCGAGGTGGCGGCGGCGGACACGGTCGCGGACTTCGCGGCCGACTGGCTGGACGGGCGGGCGGCGAAAGCGGCGCGGGGGGCCGCCGCCGGAACCGGGGCGGGGACGGCCGCGGCGAAGCCGGCCCGGGGTGGGTCGGCCACGGCGGATCAGCGCCGGGCCCGGGTGACCGCGGGGCTGGTCGATCTCGACCTGTGGCTGACCGACCAGATCCGGACCGGGCTCGCGCAGGCCGACCGATCGATGCGGGCGTTCGAGACCGTGGCGGCCCGCATGGTCGACGCGCAGGCGCCGGGAATTGCCGCGTCGGTACGGCAATTGCCTTTCACCACCGGCAATTCCGAATGGCCGCAGCTACTGTTGCGCGAATACGCCCGGCTGCATTTGCTGGCCACCGCGCACGCCCGGCTGGACGAGCTGTCACCGCCCTTGCGGGCCAGTGTGCGCGGCCACATCGGATATCCGATGTCCGCCGAGGCGGTCCGGGCCGAGCCCGCGGTCCGCGACCACTGGATGGTGCTGGGTTCGCGCACGACCGTCGAGGACGGGCTCTACACCCGCCGGGTGTGGCTGCGCGGCCGCGCGTCCGGACGCTGGGCGCTGCTGCTCGAACATCACTACGGCGGCCCGGTGTTCTCCCACGAGACTCCGGCGCCGGGCATGCAGCTGGACGCGGACATGCACTTCTATCCGGGCGCCGCGCCGCTGCGGGCGGTCTGGGGCGCGCGCCACGGCCTGCCGGAGCCGTTCACGACCATTCCGCGCGCGGGCGGCCTCGCGGACGCCTTGACGGGTTATGCGCGGGCGCTCGGGGCGGATCCGTTCCTGCGGTCGTGGCCGGTGCTGCTGGCGGAGGTGGTGCCGGTGCGCGGCGAGAAGGGTTGGCACGTAGCCGAATCCGGAGGTGACGCGCTGCCGGTGTCGATCGCGGAGGGTGAGCCGTGGCGATTGCTGGGGCTCTCCGGCGGGCATCCGGTGACGGTGCTCGCGGAGTGGAGCACGGACGGCGTGGCGCCGATCGCGGCGCTCGCGGCCGGACGCATGGTGGATGTCGCTGTGGGGCAGGGAAATTCGGTGCTGATACGGAGCGGGTCCGCGGACAGAGTGAGCGCCGAGCTGATTTCGACGGCGCTGGTCGGGACGGCTCGACGCCAGGCCGATGCGGCGGGGTTGGCCGTCCCCGTCGCCACCGCCGCGGCCGGCTTGCGCGGGGATGCGGCGGCGACATTGCTGGAATCCGTTGCGCTGCAAGATTGTTTCGCGCGTGGCGGTGTGCTCGCGGAGTCCGCCGCACTCGGCACCGCCGCCGAGGACGATGGGCGGCCGCTGCTGCCGGAAGCCGCGGGCGCCCGGCTGGCGCGGCTGCTGGCGGACAACTCACCGTTCCTGGACGAGTGGTTCGCCGCCGCCGAGCCCCGGGATTTCCGTGCCCCCGACAGCCTGGTGAGCTTCCTGCTGGATCGGGCCAAAGCGCTGACGGTGCACCGGGAATCGCTGCTGCGGCTGGCCGGGGCGCGGGGCCGCTGGCTGGCGGCACAGCATCCAGGCTGGCGCACCCTGGTGCGCGCCAGCGCCACGGACGAGAGCGTGTGGTCGCACGGGCGCGCCGCGGAACGCCGCGGCTGGCTGGCCCAGCTGCGGCGGCGAGATCCGGCGGCGGCGCTGGCCGTGCTGGCCGGCACGTGGAGCACCGAATCCGGCCCGGGCAAGGCGGAACTGCTGGCCGTGCTGGCCGACGGGCTCTCCCCTGCGGACGAGGCGCTGCTGGAATCCGCGCTCGACGATCGGCGCGCCGAGGTGCGGCGGCTGGCGGCGGATCTGCTGGGGCGACTGCCGGATTCGGCCTTCGCGGCGCGCATGACCGAGCGGGCGCGCACCTGGCTGAGCTTCGGGCCGCGGCCCGTGCGACCGCAACTGGTCACCACCGGGCCGGGGGTGCTCGACGACGCGGCGCGGCGAGACGGCGTGGGAGATTCGTTCGGCTACACCGCGTATCGCGCGGACGGCGCCCCCGACCTGGCGACCGAATGGCTGCACCGGGTGGTTGCCGGGACGCCGCTGCGGCATTGGGAACGGGTGCTCGGATCGCCGGAGGAGGCGGTGCGGGTTTCCATGGCCGAGCACCTGCGCGGGCCGATGCTGGCCGGCTGGACCGATGCCGCACTGACGCAGCGGGATTCGGGGTGGGCCGCCGCCTTGTTCGGCGTGCTCTCGGAGGCCGACAGCCGCGACGCCGAGGCCGACAAGCTGCGCGAGCTGTTCGCGCTGCAGCCCGAGAGCGCGCAGATCCGTCATTTGCGCGGGCTGGATTCCAGCTGGCTGGCGGAGATCGAATCGCTGTTGCGCGCCATGCCGCATCCGTGGCCCGGCCCGATGGCCGAGCATGTGCTGCGGCTGCTGCTCGAGCGCGCGGAGTTGAGCGCCGATCGCCCGGGTGCGCCGAGCCTGGTGCCCGGCTCGTATCGGACGCTGTTCCGCGCGGCGTCCGCCCATTTCCCGGCGGGGCTGGCGCCCATGGTGTCCGGCCTGGCCCGCCGCTGCGGAGATCCCTACTGGGAGCAGGCTTTCGACCAGCTCGCCCACGACCTCATTGACCGCAAGACGATGCTCGAGGAGCTGCAATGACGATGACTCAGGAGCGGGACGCCCTGCTGCGCCCGCATGCCGAACAGGCCTTCGCCGCCGAGTTGACGGCCCTGGCCGCCGCCGACGACCGTCCGCGCCCGCCGTCCTGGAAGCTGTCGCCGTGGGCGGTGGTCACCTATCTGCTGGGCGGCACGCTGCCCGACGGAACGGTCATCACACCCAAGTACGTGGGTCCGCGCCGGCTGATGGAGGTCGCGGTCGCGACCCTGGCCACCGATCGCGCCCTGCTGCTGATCGGCGTGCCGGGCACCGCGAAAACCTGGGTGTCGGAACATCTTTCGGCCGCGGTGGCCGGGCATTCGACGCTGCTGGTGCAGGGTACGTCCGGCACCGCGGAGGAGGCCATTCGCTACGGCTGGAACTATGCCCGGCTGCTGGCCGAGGGTCCGAGCGAGGCGGCGCTGGTGCCCTCGCCGATCATGACCGCCATGCGCACCGGGTCCATCGCGCGGCTCGAGGAGCTCACCCGCATTCCCTCGGACGTGCAGGACGCGCTGATCACGGTGCTGTCGGAGAAGACGCTGCCGGTGCCCGAACTCGGCACGGAGGTGCAGGCGGCCAAGGGCTTCAATGTGATCGCCACCGCCAACGATCGCGATCGCGGCGTCAACGAGCTGTCCTCCGCACTGCGGCGGCGCTTCAACACCGTGGTGCTGCCGCTGCCGGCGGACGAGGACGAAGAGGTGTCGATCGTGGCCCGCCGCGTCGAACAGCTCGGCGCCGCACTGGAATTGCCGGCCGTGCCCGCGGCGGCCGAGGAGATCCGGCGCGTGGTGCGGGTGTTCCGGGAGTTGCGGTCGGGCATCACCGAGGACGGGCGGACCAAGCTGAAATCGCCCTCGGGGACGCTGTCGACGGCCGAGGCCATCTCGGTGATCACCAATGGCATGGCGCTGGCGGCGCATTTCGGCGACGGGGTGCTGCGGCCCGGCGATATCGCGGGCGCGGTGCTGGGCGCGGTGGTCAAGGATCCGGTCGCCGACCAGGTGGTGTGGACGGAGTATTTGGAGGCCGTAGTGCGCCAGCGCGCCGAGTGGGCCGACTTCTACCGGGCCTGCCGGGAGGTGAACGGATGACGGCCGCCGTCGCCGAGGCCGCCCAGACCCGGGTGTTCGGGATCCGCCATCACGGGCCGGGGTCGGCGCGGTCGCTGGGTCTGGCGCTGGAGCGGTTCCGGCCGGACGCCATCCTGATCGAAGGTCCCGCCGATGCCGATCCGCTGGTGGGATACGTTGCGGCCGAGGGCATGTCGCCGCCGGTGGCACTGCTCGCCTATCAGCCGGACGCGCCCGCCAAGGCGGCGTTCTGGCCCTTCGCGACCTTCTCGCCGGAGTGGGTGGCGCTGCGGTACGCGGCGGACCACGCGGTGTCGGTGGGGTTCTGCGATCTGCCCGCCGCGGTCGCGCTGGCCGTCGAGGACGAGCCGGGCGATCGCAGCGATCCGCTGGGCCTGCTGTCGGCGGCGGCCGGATACGACGACGCCGAGCGCTGGTGGGATTCGATCGTCGAATCATCCTCCGACGCCGATATTTTCGCCGCCGTCAACGAGGCCATGGGCGCGGTGCGCGAGCACGAGCAGCCGGACGCGCACACGCTGCGGCGCGAGGCGCACATGCGGCAGGTGATGCGCAAGACCTTGAAGGAGGGCGCGCGGCGGCTGGCCGTGGTGTGCGGGGCCTGGCACGCGCCGGTGCTCGAGGGCAAGCTCGGACCGGCGGTCGCGGACGCGCGAATCCTCAAGGGCCTGCCCAAGGTCAAGGCCACGCTCACCTGGGTGCCGTGGACGCATTCCCGGCTGGCGACCTCCTCCGGCTACGGTGCGGGCGTCACCTCGCCGGGCTGGTATCACCATCTGTTCACCGAGACCGATCAGCCGATCACCCGCTGGCTGACCAAGGTGGCGGGCACGCTGCGGGCCCACGATCTGCCGGTGTCCAGCGCGCACATCATCGAATCCGTGCGGCTGGCAGACACTCTCGCCACCCTGCGCGGACGGCCGCTGGCCGGGCTGTCGGAGGTCACCGAGGCCACCCGCGCGGTGCTGTGCGACGGCGACGAGACCATGCTGCGGCTGGTCAGCACCGAACTGGTGGTGGGCGAGGCGCTGGGCACGGTGCCGGAGGGGACGCCGACGGTGCCGCTGGAGGCGGATCTGCGCGCGCAGATCCGGACGCTGCGGCTCAAACAGCAGGCCCTGGAGAAGACCCTCGATCTGGATCTGCGCACCGACGGCGGACTGGCGAGATCGCGGCTGCTGCACCGGCTTCGGCTGCTGGGCATCGGGTGGGGCCGGCTGACCGACAGCCAGGTCCGCAATACCGGCACCTTCCGCGAGACCTGGACGCTGCGGTGGCGGCCGGAGCTGGCGATCTCGATCGTGGAGGCGTCGCGGTGGGGTACCACGCTGCGCTCGGCGGCCGAGGCGAAGATCCTCGATCTCGCGGCGGACGCGAACGCCACCGTCGGCACGGTGTCCGGTGCGCTGGAGGAGGCGCTGCTGGCCGATCTCGGCGGCGCCACCGACGGATTGATCGCGCGACTGGAATCGGTCGCGGCGCTGGATCACGATGTGACGCATCTGATGTCGGCGCTACCGGGCCTGCTGCGCATCGTGCGCTACGGCGATGTGCGCGGCACCGACAGCGCCGCCCTGACCCGGGTGGCGGACAGTCTGCTGGTGCGCAGCTGCGCCGGCTTGCCGGGCGCGGTGACCGGCCTGGACGCCGATGCCTCCGCCGCGTTGCGGGCGCAGATCGACGCCGTGCATCTGGCGCTCTCGGCGCGCGACGACGAATGGGCCACGGGCACTTGGCTGTCCACGCTGGAAAAGCTGGCCGCACGCGACGACGTCAACGGCGGGATCGTCGGCCGGGCGGTGCGGCTGCTCTGCGACGCCGAACGCGTCGACGCCGCCGAATCCGGCCGGCGACTATCGGCGGCGCTGTCCGTGGGCCGGACGGCGCCGGACAAGGCGGCCTGGATCGACGGATTCCTCGGCGGCCGTGGGCTTCTGCTGGTGCACGACCGAAACCTGCTGTCGCTGATCGACGACTGGCTGTGCGGGCTGGACGAGGAACAGTTCGTCGCCACGCTGCCGCTGCTGCGGCGGACCTTCGGGGCGTTCGAATCCGGAGAGCGGCAGGCCATCGGGCAGGCGGTCCGGCACGGCGCGCCGGCGACGGCGCGCACCGGCAGCGGTGACTACGACATGGAACGCGGGACGCTGGCGCTGGCCGCCGCGGCCGAAATCCTGGGGGTATCAGCATGACCGACACGAACGAGGCGCAGACCCGGCGCTGGCGCATGGTGCTCGGCAGCGCCGGGGAGCCCAGCCTCGGCCAGCTGGGCAGCGCCGACGATCAGGCGATGGATCGGGCGCTGGGCGCCCTCTATGACGCGGACGGCCGCACCGGGTCCGGCCGGCGCTCCGGCGGGCTCGGGGGTTCCGCGCCGCAGGTGTCGCGCTGGCTGGGCGATATTCGCCGCTACTTCCCGTCCACCGTGGTCGAGGTGTTGCAGCGGGACGCGGTGGATCGGCTCGACCTCACCGAATTGCTGTTGGAGCCCGAGCTTTTGGAGGCGGTCGAACCGGATGTGCATCTGGTCGGCACGCTGCTGAGCCTCAACCGGGTGATGCCCGAAACCACCAAGGCGACCGCGCGCACGGTGGTGGCGCACGTGGTGCGGGAGATCGAGCGGCGGATCGCGGCGCAGACGGTGGCGGCCGTGGGCGGGGCGTTGAACCGGGCGGCGCGGGTGTCGCGGCCCAAGCTGCGGGATATCGACTGGGACCGCACGATTCGCAAGAACCTGGCCCACTATCTGCCCGAGCATCGGACCGTCGTGCCCGAGCGGCTGGTCGGGTACGGGCGCAAGGCGCAGGCGGTCAAGCGGGATGTGGTGCTGGCCATCGACCAGTCCGGATCCATGGCGGCGAGTGTGGTGTACGCGTCGGTGTTCGGGGCGGTGCTGGCGTCCATGCGGTCGCTGCGCACCTCGCTGGTGGTGTTCGACACCGCCGTCGTCGATCTCACCGAGAAGCTGGCGGATCCGGTGGAGGTGCTCTTCGGCACGCAGCTGGGCGGCGGCACCGACATCAATCGCGCCATCGCCTACTCGCAGTCGCTCATCACCCGCCCCGCCGACTCGCTGTTCGTGCTCATCTCCGACCTCTACGAGGGCGGCGTGCGCGCCGAGATGCTGCGTCGCATACGCGCCATGAAGGAGTCCGGCGTCCAGGTGATCGTGCTGCTCGCCCTCTCCGACGAGGGCGCCCCCGCCTACGACCGCGACAACGCCGCCGCCCTGTCCGCCCTCGGCGTCCCCGCCTTCGCCTGCACCCCGGACAAATTCCCGGACCTGCTGGCGGTGGCGCTGGATCGCGGCGATATCACAGCATGGGCGCACAGTACGCTCCAGCAGCAGACATAATGGCAACGCAAGCCGGGAGACCCAGTCTCGGGATGCGTTAGGCGATGAAGCCCTGTGGTTCGCGGCCCGTCTCGTTCTGGACTGAGCGGAGCGGGGGAGCGAAGCGGAGGAGCGGAGGGAGGGAAGAACGAGACCTCCAGGGCCGCGAACCCCGCCCGGAGCGAAGCGGAGGGCCAAGGATAGGAAAGCGGGTGCTTGAGATTGCGCTCTGGTGATGTGTTCGCCGGGTACGTCATCGAACGCGAGCTCGGCCGCGGCGGCATGGGCTCGGTGTATCTGGCCAAGCATCCGCGGCTGCCGCGGATGACGGCGCTCAAGCTGCTGAATCAGGAGATGTTCTCCGACGACGAGATTCGCGCCCGCTTCATCCGCGAGGCCGATCTGGTCGCCCGGCTCGATCACCCGAACATCGTCACCGTCTACGACCGCGGCGACGAGGGCGAGCAGCTGTGGATCTCCATGCAGTTCATCGACGGCGTCAACGCCTCCTCGATCAGCCCCGGCACCCTGCCGCCGCAGCGCGCGGTCCAGATCATCGCCGAGACCGCCAAGGCCCTCGACTACGCGCACGGCCTCAATATCCTGCACCGGGACGTGAAGCCCGCCAATATCCTGCTGGCCCGCGCCTCCTCCAAAACCGGTTCGGGCGAACGCGTCTACCTCACCGACTTCGGCATCGCCCGCCTGCGTGACGACACCGGCCATCTCACCCAGACCGGCACCGTCACCGCCACCCTCGCTTACGCCTCCCCCGAACAGCTCACCGGCGCCAACCTCGACGGCCGTTCCGACCAGTACTCCCTGGCCTGCACCCTGTTCCAATTGCTCACCGGCGCAGTCCCCTTCGAGGGCACCAGCCCCGCCGCCGTCATCCGCGGCCACCTGCAGCAACCCCCGCCCCCGGCCAGCCCCCGCCGCCAGGCCCTCCCGCCCGCCATCGACGCCGTCCTCACCAGAGCGCTCGCCAAACGCCCCGCCGACCGCTTCCGCTCCTGCGTCGAATTCGCCACCGCCGCCGAACGCGCCCTCCAATCCCCGCGCCCGGCCGTGCCGCCGCGCCCCCCGACCCCGGCCCACCCGCAGCCGATCGTCACCCCGCGCCCGCCGACGCCCGTGCACCCCCAACCGGTGATCCAGAAGCCGCCGGCACCCCAGCCGCCCACCCCGACGCCCCGCCCCCTGTCCGGCCCGACCTACACCAACCCCGCCCCGGCCTACCCGACGCCGCAACAGCATTCGGTCCCGCAGCCTTCGGTACCCCAGCATTCGGTCCCTCAGCTTTCCGCCCCCTCGTTCCCGAATCAGTCGATCCCCACCCCCGCCTACACCCACCCCACCTACCAGCCCCGCCCCACTCCCCCACCCACTTACCCTCCCGCACAAAAGAATTCGAACACCACGGGCTGGCTCATCGCCGCCATCGTCACGGTCCTGGTCATCGTCATCATCGTGATCGCCGTGATCATCAAGAGCAGCAAGTCCAAGGCGGACACGCCACAGCATCCGGACACCGTCGTCACCTCGGCCCTGGCGATTCACCAGGACCCGTTGGGCGACAAGCCCTTCCGCATCACCCTCTGATCCGGCGGTCTACAGGTCGGCGATGGCGGCCAGGGGTGGGGTGCGGGCGGCTCGGACGGCGGGCCAGAGGGCTGCGAGGATGCCGACCACGCCGGAGGCGAACAGCATCAGCACGATCTGGGTCCACGGCACCGCGATCGTCGCGATCCCGTACTCGGCAAGGGTTTTCAAGAAGCCGATGCCGAGTCCGATGCCCAGCACCACACCCACCACCGCGCCGAAGATGGCGATCAGCATGGACTCCAGGTAGATGCTGCGGCGTACTTGCGGGCGCTGCATGCCGACCGCGCGCAGCATGCCGATCTCGCGGCGGCGCTCCACCACCGACAGGGCGAGGGTGTTGACGATGCCGAGAATGGCGATGATGACCGCGAGTGCCAGCAGGGCGTAGAGCACCGCGAGCAGGGTGTCGATCTGCTTGCCCTGGGCGCCCTTGAAGTCGTTGCGGTCCTCCACCTGCACGATGGCGAAGGGGTCGACGGCCTTCTCCAGGGCGGTCCGCATGGCGGGCAGGTTGGCGCCGGGCTGCGCGGTCACCGCGACCAGGAAGCTGCTCTGGTAGTTGGGCGGGACGGCCTTGCCGTACAGGTTCATCGGCGCGACCAGTGCGCCCAGCAGCGTGGTGTCCTTGTACACGCCGACGACGTTCACCTTGTACTTCTTGAAGTCGATGGTGTCGACGTTGACGCTGTCGCCGACCTTCCAATGATGGTCGGCGGCAAAGGTTTCCGACACCATGACGTCGTCGTCGCCGAGCTTGTCGGTGCCCTGCTGGACGGTGTAGTCGATGACCTTGTTCATCGGCCCCTCCGGCACGGTGCCGATGACCTGTTTGCCGTCGACCTTCAGCGCGATGCCGTGGAAGGCCACCACGTCCTGCACCTGCGGCACCTGCTGGGCGGCGGCGGTGGCGCCCAGCGGGACGCTGATGATGCCGCCCGGCGGGCCCGCCAGCATGTAGTCGGCCTTCACGCCCTTGTCGACCAGATCGCCGATGCTGGCCTTGGCCGAGGCCCCCAGCATTGCGATCGCCGACACCAGCAGCACGCCCAGGGTGAGCGCGAACGCGGTGGCCGCGGTGCGATTCGGATTGCGAATCGCGTTGCTGCGCGCCATCTTTCCGGTGGTGCCGAAGGGGCGCACCAGCACCCCGAGCACCGTCAGCACCGGCCGGGACAGGGCGGGCGACACCAGCAGCACCGCGAGAATCAAGGCGAGAGCGCCGATTCCGACGGTGCGCGCGGCATCGCCGCCGGAGCCCTGCGCGCCGATGACCGCCACCACCACGCCGGCCGCGCCCAGGACGACGCCGATTCCGGGCCGCAGCCAGCGCGAGCTGAGCACGGCCCGCGCCCAGCCGGCGACCGCCGCCAGCTTCACGCGCTGCAGCGTCGACACCAGCCACTGCGCGGGTGCGCCCAGCCGGCGGGCCCCGGTGCTGGGCGCGGAGGCTTCGCGCATGGCCTCGACCGGCGGGGTGGTCGCGGCGCGGCGCGCGGGCGCCCAGGCGCTCGCCATGGTCACCAGTACGCCGATCGCGATCGCGATCACCACCGTGCGCGGCTGCACCTGCATGGTCCCGGCGGGCAGGCCGACGTCGAAAGCCTTGAGCGCGGCCGAGATCCCGAACGCCAGCCCGATGCCGAGCACCAGGCCGATGACGCTGCCGAGCAGTCCGATCAAGGCCGCTTCGGAGACCACCGACCAGCCGACCTGGCGGCGGCTCGCGCCCACCGCGCGCAACAGCGCCAGCTCGCGCAGTCGCTGCGTGACCAGCATGGAGAAGGTGTTGTAGATGATGAAGGTGCCGACCAGCACCGCGATCGCGCCGAAGGCGAGCAGGAAGTAGTTGAGGAACTTCAGCCGATCGGCGAGCTGGGCCTTGAGATCCGCGCGGACCTGATCGCCGTTCTGCACCTTGTCGTCCGGGAACGCCTTGGCGATGCTGTCGCGCAAGGCGTTCGCCGTCACCCCGGGTTTGGCGGCGACATCGACGTAGGCGTAATGCTTTCCGTCGGTGAACAATTCGCGCGCCTGCCCGGCGTCGAAGAGCAGATTGATGTATCCGCCGGTGTTGGAGGACAGGTCGTAGATGCCGGTCACCGTGACATCGACAGTGCCCTTGGACGGGATCAGCACCTTGGTGTGATCGCCGACGTGCAGCCCGGCGCGGGTCGCGCCGCTCTGGTTGATGGCGATGTCCCCGGGCTTGTCCGGCGGCGTGCCGGCCAGGAATGTCAGCGGATCCCCGACCGCCTTGTCCGGCGGCAGGTACGAGGTGCCCTGCGTCGGCGCGCCACCGACCTGCACCGCCTTGCCGTCCGGCTTGAGCAGCACGACGGGTCCGAACGACGCCGGCGCGACCGCGCGCACCCCGTCGATCGCCGCGATCTTGTCGACGTCGCCATAGGGGATGCCGACCGACTGCTGATACGGATTGTCCAGGGACAGGCCCTCTTTCGGCTGCACCCGCACGTCCACGCCCTTGGCCTGGCTGGCGAAGATATCGTCGAACGCGCGCTGCAGGGTGTCGGTGAACATGTAGGTGCCCGCCACGAACGCGGTCCCCAGCACCACCGACAGCACGGTCAGGAACAGTCGCACCTTGTGCGCGGCGAGATTGCG
This sequence is a window from Nocardia yunnanensis. Protein-coding genes within it:
- a CDS encoding carboxylesterase/lipase family protein, translated to MSTQFFDTLSARDGAPVAKTGYGDVSGFMDGSVAVWRGIPYAASTAGPHRFRLPQAPQSWTGVRECTAFGDVAPQSAGFVPVDGSLRMGEDCLWVNVWAPATPADDHRPVMVWLHGGAFCLGTAAQAIYDGRRLAETGDVIVVGVNYRLGALGFLDLSSLGDEFTPNLGLHDQIAALRWVRDNIAAFGGDPGNVTIFGESSGAGCVTALLTSPLSAGLFHRAIAQSPPATTVFGTERSAVVAKRFLELLELNADRAVELLTMPIERMILAAGTLLDEVPTREPGRLAAAPVVDGNLLPAYPSERFQQGRSHRVPLIIGTNKDEASLFRLFRSPIMPVTPDAVNAMLRGVAAEHPGLSPERLAEIASAYEASTPRGALTMSTDAAFRMPAHWVADAHSAHSPTWMYRFDHATPMLKAARVGAGHATELPYIFGNFGSFDYDPTFWLGGRKAAQDVSGRMMRRWLAFASYGVPAAIDGSKHWPPYSAATRRTLVIDAVDRVVDDPDRDRNTIWGDDVVGFY
- a CDS encoding FmdB family zinc ribbon protein, which gives rise to MPSYAYRCRECGDTFEMNRPMAESSAPAACPAGHGDTVKLLTTFGTVTRGGGGASPAPAPAGGGCCGGGCCG
- a CDS encoding SelT/SelW/SelH family protein, which produces MPRIAIEYCTQCRWLLRASWMAQELLTTFATDLSEVALVPGEGGIFRITVDGEQIWERKADGGFPDIAVLKQRVRDRVAPDRSLGHSDKQAD
- a CDS encoding SWIM zinc finger family protein, coding for MTTAWSAEQIGSLAPDAASLSAARKLGGRWSGAGVHGSALWGLCKGSGSTPYQTVVDLSGPAYKCSCPSRKFPCKHALSLLLAWSAGEVAAADTVADFAADWLDGRAAKAARGAAAGTGAGTAAAKPARGGSATADQRRARVTAGLVDLDLWLTDQIRTGLAQADRSMRAFETVAARMVDAQAPGIAASVRQLPFTTGNSEWPQLLLREYARLHLLATAHARLDELSPPLRASVRGHIGYPMSAEAVRAEPAVRDHWMVLGSRTTVEDGLYTRRVWLRGRASGRWALLLEHHYGGPVFSHETPAPGMQLDADMHFYPGAAPLRAVWGARHGLPEPFTTIPRAGGLADALTGYARALGADPFLRSWPVLLAEVVPVRGEKGWHVAESGGDALPVSIAEGEPWRLLGLSGGHPVTVLAEWSTDGVAPIAALAAGRMVDVAVGQGNSVLIRSGSADRVSAELISTALVGTARRQADAAGLAVPVATAAAGLRGDAAATLLESVALQDCFARGGVLAESAALGTAAEDDGRPLLPEAAGARLARLLADNSPFLDEWFAAAEPRDFRAPDSLVSFLLDRAKALTVHRESLLRLAGARGRWLAAQHPGWRTLVRASATDESVWSHGRAAERRGWLAQLRRRDPAAALAVLAGTWSTESGPGKAELLAVLADGLSPADEALLESALDDRRAEVRRLAADLLGRLPDSAFAARMTERARTWLSFGPRPVRPQLVTTGPGVLDDAARRDGVGDSFGYTAYRADGAPDLATEWLHRVVAGTPLRHWERVLGSPEEAVRVSMAEHLRGPMLAGWTDAALTQRDSGWAAALFGVLSEADSRDAEADKLRELFALQPESAQIRHLRGLDSSWLAEIESLLRAMPHPWPGPMAEHVLRLLLERAELSADRPGAPSLVPGSYRTLFRAASAHFPAGLAPMVSGLARRCGDPYWEQAFDQLAHDLIDRKTMLEELQ
- a CDS encoding ATP-binding protein codes for the protein MTMTQERDALLRPHAEQAFAAELTALAAADDRPRPPSWKLSPWAVVTYLLGGTLPDGTVITPKYVGPRRLMEVAVATLATDRALLLIGVPGTAKTWVSEHLSAAVAGHSTLLVQGTSGTAEEAIRYGWNYARLLAEGPSEAALVPSPIMTAMRTGSIARLEELTRIPSDVQDALITVLSEKTLPVPELGTEVQAAKGFNVIATANDRDRGVNELSSALRRRFNTVVLPLPADEDEEVSIVARRVEQLGAALELPAVPAAAEEIRRVVRVFRELRSGITEDGRTKLKSPSGTLSTAEAISVITNGMALAAHFGDGVLRPGDIAGAVLGAVVKDPVADQVVWTEYLEAVVRQRAEWADFYRACREVNG